In the bacterium genome, one interval contains:
- a CDS encoding HI0074 family nucleotidyltransferase substrate-binding subunit, protein MALSHSDLRKALELLDQYQKAVAQAGPDTDPILLEAARAGVVQHFEIAYESSWKLIQRWLQENGKREQAETPRSRADLFREAARSGLIDNPLQWIDYAKARNLTSHTYDKRDAQVAFDLAEPFVKDATRLLDNLAARHD, encoded by the coding sequence ATGGCCCTCTCCCACAGCGACTTGCGGAAGGCGTTGGAGCTTCTGGACCAGTACCAAAAGGCAGTGGCCCAAGCCGGACCCGACACGGATCCCATCTTATTGGAAGCGGCCCGAGCCGGCGTGGTGCAGCATTTCGAGATCGCGTACGAATCCAGTTGGAAGCTCATCCAGCGCTGGCTGCAAGAGAACGGCAAGCGGGAACAGGCGGAAACACCCCGTTCCCGCGCGGACTTGTTCCGGGAAGCTGCCCGTTCGGGATTGATTGACAACCCCTTGCAGTGGATCGACTACGCCAAGGCGCGCAATCTCACGTCGCACACCTACGATAAGCGGGACGCCCAGGTGGCCTTCGATCTTGCCGAGCCGTTTGTGAAGGACGCCACGCGCCTGTTGGATAACCTGGCCGCCCGTCATGATTGA
- a CDS encoding BMC domain-containing protein, producing MMRNQPSQFTPERPTSAVGIIEFSSIARGIEAADHMLKTAEIRLLVSRTICPGKHMSLIAGDTAAVRSAIDAAEVLGEREVVDTFVIPNLHPDVIPAVEGTVMYGAMEALGIIESFSVASLIEAADQAAKTAQVKLLEIRLAMAIGGKAFVTLTGEVAAVRAAVEAGAAKVSAKGLLVNKVVIANPRPEVMRDLI from the coding sequence ATGATGCGCAACCAGCCCAGCCAGTTCACGCCGGAGCGCCCCACCAGCGCCGTGGGCATCATCGAGTTCAGCAGCATCGCGCGCGGCATCGAGGCGGCCGATCACATGCTGAAGACGGCGGAGATCCGCCTGCTTGTGTCACGGACCATCTGCCCGGGCAAGCACATGAGCCTGATCGCCGGCGACACGGCGGCGGTGCGCAGCGCCATCGACGCCGCCGAGGTGCTGGGCGAGCGGGAGGTGGTGGACACCTTCGTCATTCCCAACCTCCATCCCGACGTCATCCCGGCGGTGGAGGGCACCGTCATGTACGGCGCCATGGAGGCGCTGGGCATCATCGAGAGCTTCTCGGTGGCCAGCCTGATCGAGGCCGCCGACCAGGCCGCCAAGACAGCCCAGGTCAAGCTGCTGGAGATCCGTCTGGCCATGGCCATCGGCGGCAAGGCCTTCGTCACGCTGACTGGGGAGGTGGCGGCGGTGCGCGCCGCGGTGGAGGCGGGCGCGGCCAAAGTGAGCGCCAAGGGCCTGCTCGTGAACAAGGTGGTGATCGCCAATCCGCGGCCGGAAGTGATGCGCGACCTGATTTGA
- a CDS encoding SLBB domain-containing protein: MDLSLIQRAGCVGMGGAGFPAHVKLQARVDTLLINAAECEPLLRKDNMVMQHFAEGVAQGTRLAAEATGAGRVIVGIKGKNKASIEAMRATSLGPAGSGLYELGILGDFYPAGDEVTLVYELTGRVVPPAGLPLDVGVVVLNNETALTLHEAAQGRPVTHSFLTVSGEVRRPMTVRAPVGTPFRDLIEAAGGTRLKDWVILDGGPMMGRIVEDPSTPVVKTTSGVIVLPRDHPYVGQELRSREAKYRIGKSVCDQCSLCTQLCPRYLLGHPLEPHQAMRQQFVVDFPAHSRWGQICCECGICTLFACPEGLFPREACQDSKRSLAALGERFNGPKTVTPHPMYEHRRLPTKKLLARLGLTRFEHDAPWTDWPGSASPLRLLMRQHIGVPAETLVREGDTVAAGQLVAAPPEGKLGAPVHTPRAGRVASVTQAEIVVQ, encoded by the coding sequence ATGGACCTTTCCCTCATCCAGCGCGCCGGCTGCGTCGGCATGGGCGGCGCCGGATTCCCCGCCCACGTCAAGCTGCAGGCCCGGGTCGACACCCTGCTCATCAACGCCGCCGAGTGCGAACCCCTGCTGCGCAAGGACAACATGGTCATGCAGCACTTCGCCGAGGGCGTGGCCCAGGGCACGCGCCTGGCGGCGGAGGCCACCGGCGCCGGGCGGGTCATCGTGGGGATCAAGGGCAAGAACAAGGCCTCGATCGAGGCCATGCGCGCCACCAGCCTGGGTCCGGCCGGCAGCGGCCTTTACGAGCTGGGCATCCTGGGGGATTTCTACCCCGCCGGCGACGAGGTGACCCTCGTCTACGAGCTGACCGGCCGCGTCGTCCCCCCCGCCGGCCTGCCCCTCGATGTGGGCGTGGTGGTGCTCAACAACGAGACGGCCCTCACCCTCCACGAGGCGGCCCAGGGCCGGCCCGTCACCCACTCCTTCCTCACCGTCTCCGGCGAGGTGCGCCGGCCCATGACCGTGCGCGCCCCGGTGGGCACGCCCTTCCGCGACCTGATCGAGGCGGCGGGCGGCACGCGGCTGAAGGACTGGGTCATCCTCGACGGCGGACCGATGATGGGCCGCATCGTGGAGGATCCGTCCACGCCGGTGGTGAAGACGACCAGCGGCGTCATCGTCCTGCCCCGCGACCATCCCTATGTGGGGCAGGAGCTGCGCAGCCGCGAGGCCAAGTACCGCATCGGAAAGTCCGTGTGCGACCAGTGCAGCCTCTGCACCCAGCTCTGCCCGCGCTACCTGCTGGGCCACCCGCTGGAGCCTCACCAGGCCATGCGCCAGCAGTTCGTGGTGGACTTCCCCGCCCACAGCCGCTGGGGCCAGATCTGCTGCGAGTGCGGCATCTGCACGCTTTTCGCCTGTCCGGAGGGTCTCTTCCCCCGCGAGGCCTGCCAGGACTCCAAGCGCAGCCTGGCCGCCCTGGGCGAGCGCTTCAACGGCCCCAAGACCGTCACGCCGCACCCCATGTACGAGCACCGGCGCCTCCCCACCAAGAAGCTGCTCGCCCGCCTGGGCCTGACGCGCTTCGAGCACGACGCGCCCTGGACGGACTGGCCCGGCTCGGCCAGCCCGCTGCGCCTGCTCATGCGCCAGCACATCGGCGTCCCGGCCGAAACCCTCGTGCGCGAGGGCGACACGGTGGCCGCCGGCCAGCTGGTGGCGGCGCCGCCCGAAGGCAAGTTGGGCGCCCCCGTCCACACGCCCCGCGCCGGCCGCGTGGCCAGCGTCACCCAAGCGGAGATCGTCGTCCAATGA
- a CDS encoding nucleotidyltransferase domain-containing protein: MIDLPIEQLEEVRRILKFVVPGYKALVFGSRVSGKAERFSDLDLVVVGPERLDFRLLERLRNTFSISDLPITVDVSDWHRLSPEFRSLVEAQCEELPLD; the protein is encoded by the coding sequence ATGATTGACCTGCCCATTGAGCAGCTTGAGGAGGTGCGCCGCATCCTCAAATTTGTCGTGCCCGGGTACAAGGCCCTGGTGTTCGGGTCGCGGGTTAGCGGCAAGGCGGAGCGCTTCTCAGACTTGGATCTGGTGGTCGTGGGGCCGGAACGGCTTGACTTCCGCCTCCTGGAACGCCTGCGCAACACCTTCTCCATCAGCGACCTGCCCATCACCGTGGACGTGTCGGACTGGCACCGACTCTCCCCAGAGTTTCGCTCCCTGGTCGAGGCTCAATGCGAGGAGTTGCCGTTGGACTGA